CCTGGTCGGCGTCCTGCTTCAGGTCGTCAACGGCGGTGAAGAAGTCGACCTGCGGATCCGTGCCGTGGGTGGTGAACGCGTGGGCGACTTGGACCGCACCGTCGACGTTGGTGCCCGGCAGCTCGGCCAGCATCCGCCCGAACAGGTTGATCACGTCGTTGCGGCGGGACATCGCCTCACGCACCGCGTCGGCCGGCAGCGGCGACTCACCCTTCTTGGCCTTGACCGCCCCGGACTGCAGACCGATAAGCCGATCGCGCTGCTGCACGCAGATGTCCGCCAACTCGTCGAAGGCCCGCTCCGGCAGGTAGAACAGCACCTGCGCCTCACCGGACTCCTTGTCCACCTTGAAGCCGTCGGCCTTGACGGCGATCGTGGTGAGCGTGGCCATGACCTGCGCGGCGGCGAAGGCGGCCAGTTCCGGTTCCCAGCCCCGCCTGGCCAGGCGCCCCTGGACGGCTTGCGGCAGCTGCCGGGTCCGCTTGGCCGGGTCACCGGACGACGTTTCCAACTCCTGCCGTACGGCGCGCTTCCAGCACTGGCTGGACACTCGGGTGCGGTCGGCGTCGCCGAAGCGCACGGACTTGGGCGAGCCCAGGTCGTCGCGGTTGAGGTTGGCGTACGGGACGGTCTGCAGCAGGTGGATGTCGATGTAGCGGGCGTTCATGCTGATTCCTCCAGGCTCGGGTGGTGCTGCTCGGCGCGGCGGTCGGCTTCGTTAAGGGTGCGGTAGTACGACTGGAGCCACCGCTTGGCGACGTGGTCGCGGCGGTACCGCCACTGGCAGAGGTCGTCGAGGAGTTGCCCCCAGTTCACCTGGACCTCGACCGCGCCGAGGTGTCGGACGACGCCGGCCAAGTGCTGGTAGACGCCCGGGTAGCCCTGCCGCACCAGGAGATGCAACCGCTTCTCGGCGGTGGCCCGGTTCATCGCCCGACGCCCCGACCCCGGCCGGCACACCGCCCAGGCCAACGACTGCCCCAGGTCGGGGCGGTTACCCGGCCCGGCGTCGGCATCCGCTGCGGCCACCTCCTCGACGTCGTCGACGTCGGAGGTCTCCTCTTTGGCGGAGCCGGCGTTCGGCCGGTTCCGAACGGAAGCCGCGATCATCGCTGCGACGGCGTAGTAGGCGTACTCGTGGTCCTGTCTCACCGACGGCGGCAACAGCGGGGCGACGAGGGCGTGCATGGTGTGCGCCTGCTCGGGAGGACGACGCAGACCACGGCGCAGTGCCGCACGCTGGCCACGATCGCGGAGGCAGTGCTCGGTGACCCGCCTCACGAACCTGTCGGAGCGCCTCTCTTCGGTGTCCGCAGACATCACGCAGCGGATCCCTTCTTCGATGGAGTTGACAGCAGCCGGTGCGCCGTCTGCACGGCCCGCACCATCCGTGGTGAGCTGGCGTCGCTGTCCGCAGCGTGGTCGATGGCCTCGTGCCCCAGGCGGGCGAAAGCCCGACCACCCTCGGTGAACTCGCCGTCCTGCACGTGTTTCCAGAACACCGCCTCGGCCCGCGTCCAGTAGTACGCCTCGCCAACGCGGGCCCATGGACCTTCCCGGTCCTTGACGTTGGCGACCTCCCGCCAGGCTTGCCGCAGCGCCACGCCGACCCGCCGGCCGATCGACTCGGCCGCTCGGGTCAGCACAGCCACACCGTCGGCGGTCGCCGGGTCGCGCTCCCGCAGCCAGCCCAGGATCGGTGGGGTCACCGCAGTGAACCACTGCCGGTCCTTGGCCTGCCCGTCCTGGTCGAACCCGTACGCGCGGACCCGCCCGTCGAGACCGAGATCCGCTGCGGCGGTCATGATGTCGGGGCGGTGGGTCTTGACCTCGCTGGTACCGCCCAGCAGGGCATCGACGTCTCGCCACAGCGCCCGGGAGCCGTCAGCCGGTAGCTGGTACCAGCCGCCTTCCTTGTTCTGCCGCCGCACCACGTACGGGTCGGCAGCCGCCGCACCGGGCAGCCGCCACGCCCAGGTGACGTAGGCATCCGTCACGGCCTCCCCGGCGGCGTCCGGGACCAGCAGGACGGCGTGCCGGGCGCGGCCGGTCAACGCGCCGCACGGCCACGACACGGGCTCCGGCCCGGCGAGCGGATTGTCCGGCAGATCATCGCGTTCCCACGGGCACAGGTCCGCCCCCTCATCCTGCCCTGACGTCCCCTGTGGCACGCCCACGACCAGTGACTCGAACAGGTTTTCTCCGAGTGGGTGGTACGACATGGTGCCCCGCAGGGGGCCGGCATTGCTGTTAGCGAACTTCTGCCCAGCCACCTCGCGGCTGCTACACCGCCCGGACGCGCCGTAGTACAGCTGCGCGATCAGGTACCACGCGGCTTCTTCGGGTGGCAGAGCCACCGGGTCGGCATCCGTATGGTGGCCGAACCACACCTGTGTGTTGCCCGCCGGCCGGTCGAAGGCCAGCTTGTTGACGCCCGATGACTTGGGACACTCGACGCTCAGCCGGGGATCCTGCATCCACGGACGATGGGAATCGAACAGGTCGAAACGGTCCGGGTACTTCGCGAAGTATGCGTCGACGTCGTCCCGGGCGAACCTGCCCTGGTCGAGGACCTGCTCCTGCCGCTGCTGCCACTGTGCGCCGCGAAGGGCATCCAGACCGGTCACGCGTGCGGTGATCGCGTACAGGATCCGCCAGAGCCCCGCTGCAGCAGGTGGAACTGGTAGGGCGAGATCGTCGAACTCCGCCGCCCGCACGAACAACTCGCGTAGGCCGACCAGCTTGGACTCACGCCCGGCCACGACGGGTACCCATGGCCGAGTAACCATGTCGAAGGATTTCGTCATTAAGTGTGACTCCCTGAGGACAGATCGCCTGAGGTTGCCGAACCGGTGGCCAGACGCGAAGCCTCGTGTCGGATGAATGACTAACAACTAGCTCTCACCCGGCACCCGCAGCCTCAAAGACGAGGCCGAGGTCCAGGTCGAGGTGAGCCACCCGCTGGCCCCAGACAGCGGGTGCTGGGCCTGCAGGGAGGATCGGGAACCACAACGGTCGGAGTTCCTTGAGCCAGCCGTTGTCGCCCCAGCTCGCTGGCAACGCGATGGGAGGCTCGTATCCCTCGAGAAGGCCGGCCCGAACCGGGATCGTCTCCTGGAGGATCGTCCGTACCTCGTCGTTCTTAAACCGGCCACCTCGTCCAGATCCGGCTTGAGGGAGTGGGGTGCGCTGCTGCGGGTCGAGCCACTGGCCGCCGTCACCGTCGAGATAGCAGCAGAGCAACCGGTCCGACTCCGCTCCCAGGCGGGTGGTCGCACGCCACTCCGGTGTCTCGGTGTGACTCAACGAGTGCAGGTCGGTCACGTCGATGGGATCAGGTATGACACCTAGTTCAGCCGTTCCGCGACTGACGTTTCCCTCGGCCCAGTATCTGTCGTACTCCGCGCTCAACACCGGGTCGTGGCGGATCGACTGAGGCACATACACCGCCTCCACGAGGCCCTGCACTGCGTGCGGTACGGCGATCGTGTCGATCCCCGCCAGCTGTAGATGCGTGGCCCGCAGCAGGTACGGCGCGTACACGTCGCCCCAAGCAGGGGGCTTGACGTGCTCGACACCGCCCGACCCGCACGGATCGAGGACCACGACCCGCGGCTGCTGGGCCCAGGACGGCCTCGGCCTGAGGTGTCGATGGCACCGGCCGGCCCGCTGCAACAGCTGCGCCATCGGAGCCAGATCCGTCACCAGCAGGTCGAAGTCCAGGTCGAGTGACTGTTCAATTACCTGGGTGGCGACGACGACCGTCGACCGTGAACGGTCACCGTCCCTGCCCAACCGACCGGTGATCTTTACCGTGATCTCCTCCCGACGGCGAGCCGGAAACCGGGAATGCAGCAGCATCACGTCTACCCCGTGGGGCACCCAGTCACGGAGCACGCGGTAGGTCTGCTGGGCATCGTTGACCGTGTTGCAGACCACGGCCGCACACCCGCCACGTTCCGCAACCGGTGTCAGCACTTGCCGTACGACAGCCCTGCGGTCGGCGGGATCGCTTACCGGCCCCTTGAGGTGACGAACCGGGCGTACGTCGAGCGTGAACTCCACACTCCTGCCCGACACCATCGCATCCCGCGCCAGCGGCGAGATCGAAACGGGGTCGC
This genomic interval from Micromonospora coxensis contains the following:
- the cas7e gene encoding type I-E CRISPR-associated protein Cas7/Cse4/CasC, whose amino-acid sequence is MNARYIDIHLLQTVPYANLNRDDLGSPKSVRFGDADRTRVSSQCWKRAVRQELETSSGDPAKRTRQLPQAVQGRLARRGWEPELAAFAAAQVMATLTTIAVKADGFKVDKESGEAQVLFYLPERAFDELADICVQQRDRLIGLQSGAVKAKKGESPLPADAVREAMSRRNDVINLFGRMLAELPGTNVDGAVQVAHAFTTHGTDPQVDFFTAVDDLKQDADQAGSGHMNSAEFSTGTFYRYASVNLPDLVDNLGDAATAVELTSAFLSAFITAMPQAKKNSTAPFTVPDLAYIAVRGDRPVSLASAFETPVRAPLDSGYADPSRRQLADYAGRIYRLLGDRGLLYHGYASIDDKGLEQLGETRPSFDALIAAAVDRVRAE
- the casB gene encoding type I-E CRISPR-associated protein Cse2/CasB: MMSADTEERRSDRFVRRVTEHCLRDRGQRAALRRGLRRPPEQAHTMHALVAPLLPPSVRQDHEYAYYAVAAMIAASVRNRPNAGSAKEETSDVDDVEEVAAADADAGPGNRPDLGQSLAWAVCRPGSGRRAMNRATAEKRLHLLVRQGYPGVYQHLAGVVRHLGAVEVQVNWGQLLDDLCQWRYRRDHVAKRWLQSYYRTLNEADRRAEQHHPSLEESA
- the casA gene encoding type I-E CRISPR-associated protein Cse1/CasA, whose translation is MTKSFDMVTRPWVPVVAGRESKLVGLRELFVRAAEFDDLALPVPPAAAGLWRILYAITARVTGLDALRGAQWQQRQEQVLDQGRFARDDVDAYFAKYPDRFDLFDSHRPWMQDPRLSVECPKSSGVNKLAFDRPAGNTQVWFGHHTDADPVALPPEEAAWYLIAQLYYGASGRCSSREVAGQKFANSNAGPLRGTMSYHPLGENLFESLVVGVPQGTSGQDEGADLCPWERDDLPDNPLAGPEPVSWPCGALTGRARHAVLLVPDAAGEAVTDAYVTWAWRLPGAAAADPYVVRRQNKEGGWYQLPADGSRALWRDVDALLGGTSEVKTHRPDIMTAAADLGLDGRVRAYGFDQDGQAKDRQWFTAVTPPILGWLRERDPATADGVAVLTRAAESIGRRVGVALRQAWREVANVKDREGPWARVGEAYYWTRAEAVFWKHVQDGEFTEGGRAFARLGHEAIDHAADSDASSPRMVRAVQTAHRLLSTPSKKGSAA